A window of the Desulfobacterales bacterium genome harbors these coding sequences:
- a CDS encoding 4Fe-4S binding protein, protein MNKFGVGHFICNCCGCCCQSFTLLISDGLRLCDPSRYLPVIKESLCTGCGQCEQRCLFHAINLDEGIAKIDDQKCMGCGQCSFVCLEKSIEMIEKRKPEFIPKS, encoded by the coding sequence ATGAATAAATTTGGCGTAGGTCATTTTATTTGCAATTGCTGTGGGTGTTGTTGCCAATCCTTTACTTTACTCATATCTGACGGACTTCGTTTATGTGATCCAAGTCGTTATCTTCCCGTAATAAAAGAATCTTTATGTACTGGATGCGGTCAATGTGAACAAAGATGTCTTTTTCACGCTATAAATTTAGACGAAGGAATAGCGAAAATTGACGACCAAAAATGTATGGGATGCGGACAATGCAGTTTTGTATGTCTTGAAAAATCTATAGAAATGATAGAAAAAAGAAAACCTGAATTTATTCCTAAATCTTAA
- a CDS encoding N-acetyl-gamma-glutamyl-phosphate reductase has product MIKVAILGATGYTGYELLRLLSFHKKVEVTIITSNQHVGKRFDSVFPSAQGWCNLICEELSINKVCEQADFIFTALPHKIPMEIVPAFLEKGKKVIDLSADFRFKNSDLYEAFYQPHKSKHLLNKSVYGLSEISKNEIKNSELIGNPGCYPTSILLPIIPLIRKKIIDADTIIADSKSGVSGAGRGVALTSHFCEVNESFKAYKVGNHRHTPEICEILSYEAQKEINITFTPHLVPITRGMLSTIYTSLIKDISYEDIKKIYDEFYGESEFIRIRPENMPPDTLYVKGTNYCDIGFKIDNKKNKRLIIMSAIDNLLKGASGQAVQNMNIMLGFDETLGLKQMPFCL; this is encoded by the coding sequence ATGATAAAAGTAGCAATATTAGGCGCAACTGGCTATACAGGCTATGAATTATTAAGGCTTCTGTCATTTCATAAAAAAGTTGAAGTTACAATAATAACATCTAACCAGCATGTTGGAAAAAGATTTGATTCAGTCTTTCCTTCAGCTCAAGGCTGGTGCAATCTTATTTGTGAAGAGCTATCAATTAATAAAGTCTGTGAGCAAGCTGATTTTATTTTTACAGCGCTTCCTCATAAAATACCCATGGAAATAGTTCCTGCTTTTCTGGAAAAAGGTAAAAAAGTTATAGATTTATCAGCAGATTTTAGGTTTAAAAATTCAGATTTATATGAAGCTTTTTATCAACCCCACAAATCAAAACATTTGCTTAATAAGTCTGTTTATGGTCTTTCTGAAATATCTAAAAATGAAATAAAAAACTCGGAGCTTATTGGGAATCCTGGATGCTACCCAACAAGTATTCTTCTTCCTATAATACCCCTTATCAGAAAAAAAATAATTGATGCAGATACAATTATTGCGGATTCTAAGTCAGGCGTTAGTGGTGCTGGAAGAGGAGTTGCATTAACTTCCCACTTTTGTGAAGTTAATGAATCTTTTAAAGCATATAAAGTTGGAAATCATAGACATACTCCAGAAATATGTGAAATATTAAGCTATGAAGCTCAAAAAGAAATTAACATAACATTTACACCCCATCTTGTTCCAATAACTCGAGGAATGCTTTCAACAATTTATACAAGTCTTATAAAAGATATATCTTATGAAGACATAAAAAAGATTTATGATGAATTTTATGGTGAGAGTGAATTTATACGAATAAGGCCAGAAAATATGCCTCCTGACACTCTTTATGTTAAAGGAACTAATTATTGTGATATTGGCTTTAAGATAGACAACAAAAAAAATAAAAGATTAATAATAATGTCAGCTATAGATAATCTTTTGAAGGGAGCGTCAGGCCAAGCTGTTCAAAATATGAATATAATGCTTGGATTTGATGAAACATTGGGTCTCAAACAAATGCCATTTTGTCTATAA